TGCGGTGATGCAATTGTCCCGCTGATCGGCAGGGTGTAACTGCCCGGTGCTGTCTGATAGAGCATCATCAGCAGGAAGATGGATTTCTGCCGTTCCAGGAATTCAGCGGTCGGCATCAGTTGCAGGCTGAGGTTGAGCGGGGCGTTGGGGGCGATACTGGTGGTGCCGGTCAGGCGCAGGTAGATGCCGTCACCCTGCATTGCCAGGCTGTCAACGGTGATGCGGGGGCCGCTGGTGGTCACCAGTCCCCGCGCCTCCTGCACCGTCAGATCAGGCAGCGACATGCCGGCAACACTGGCACCCTTGAGCCCCAGAGCCGTTATCTGCAGTTTGGCGGTCCCGGCAAGGATACCGGTCTGTTGGGTGGTGAAGTCGAGATCCAGCCGTGCCGTGCCGCGCAGCTGCCCCCCCAGTTTTGAGGTAAGCAGAGGGATGCTGCCCAGTTCCAGCCCCGCAATACGGATGGTTCCCGACCGTTTTTTAAGCGGGTAGATGCTGAATGAGCCGTGCAGCGAACCGGAACCGCTCCGGCCGCTCACGCTCAGCCTGACTCTGCCGGTCAGCAGCGGGAGCAGCTGCAGACGCAGACGGAACTGCTCAACGGTAAGCCACGCCCCGTTTCCATCGCCGATGGTCAGCCGGTCTGCCGCCAGTGCAAAGGGGAGGGCCGTTCGCAGGTTTTTGGCCTGCAGTGTGAGTCCGTGCGGTTCCAGCTGTTCGCGGAGTGCCTGATCAAGGGAGCGATCGGAAATAAACCAGACCGCCAGCATCATGACCAGTACCAGGCCTGCCAGGGCGGCGGCAAAGCCGCCTATGAGGCGCAGGAAAAGGTTCATCGACGCTCTGCCGGTGCCGGTCGCAGCAGGCCAACGGTCAGGGTGAGATCGAGTTTTGCCGGATCGCTGAACCGGGTCCGCAAAAGTGCCTTGCGGATGGCAACCGGTTTTGTGCCGTACTCCAGCCGGTGCAGCAGGTTGATCGTTTCATTCAGGCTCAGACCTGAAAGTGTTATCTCGGAACTGTCCTCCAGCGAACCGCTTTTCTCCTGTTTGGGCAACGGTTTGGTCTGGATGCCTGCCTTGGCGACAATGCCGCTCTGTTCAATGATGGCCGCCGGGCTGTCCTCCGTGGTCACGGTTGCCAGCCGGTTTGTCAGGCGCTGGGCCTCTCCGGATATTTCCCGGTAGCGCTGCTGCAGGGTCATCAGCTCCTTCAAGGTCAGCTCACGGGAGGCCAACTTGCGTTCCAGGGTTGCCAGGTGGTTTTCCAGTAATCCGTAACAGACAAAAAAGAGTAGTACGACGGAAAGGGCAATGATCATCATGCGCCTGATTTCAGCATCCAGTGTCGATACCTGATCTGTAATTTTACTGAGTAGCGTCATGGTTTTGCACCTCCACGGTTCCCTTTCAGCTGAAAGAGGATCGTTCCATCCGGCCGGCTGGTGATCTCCGGCTGTTCCACCTGCCATCCGGCTGTTAGCAGCTTTTGCCGCAAGGTGCTGATAGCGGCACTGGTCCTGCCATCTCCTTTGACTTTAAAACGGGTTCCGTCATAGTCGATTTCACTGAACCCGCTGATCTCAACGCCCTTGTGTTCAGTCAGCAGACGCAGGAACGGCAGAATAGTGGGGCTGAGGCTGGTGCCCTCAAGCCGGCGTATTTCAGCCTTCAGTTCCGCTGCCTCATCCACCGCTTTCTTCCGGTTCGGGAAGCTCTCCCGGTAGATCTTGCCGATGGAACTGTTCAGCGATGTAATGTCCCGTGAGAGCAGGTACCAGCGGGTGCCTGCCTCTGCAAGCAGCAGAACGGCAGCGATACAGGCCAGTATCAGCGGCAGACGAAACGCTCGCAATAAACGCCTGTTTTTCTGCTTCCAGGCCAATGGCCCGCTGCGAAGATTGAACGGTTCTCCAAAACAGAACGCCAACGCTGCAGCAAAGGGGGCCGCCAGGGCCAGCGGGGCCAGCCCATCCTGCGATGCCGGTGTCTTTAGCGCATCCGGCAGGGGGAACAGTTCGATAACCCGCTCTGACGTTGAGGCAAGAGGCAGCAACAGCGGGTCAAGGAGCAGGACCCGGTCTACCTGCAGGTCGCGGGTCAGTTCCAGCGTGGCAAGCGTCCGTTCAAGGTCGTCGCTGTTGTTGTTCAAGGTTCTGCAGAACAGCAGCTGGCCCTGGCGGCAGACGGTGACGGCGGTACTGTCGCAGATTGCCACAGTTTCAGAGGAGTCGGGCGGCAGCAGCAGATTCCAGTGCAGGCAGGAGGCGGTGACTATCTCCGGTTCAGCCCCTGCCTCAGTCAGGGTGGTGATCAGGTCCGCAATCTGCCCCTGTGCTGCCCAGCCAGCCAGCTGGCCTCCCCCTGCCAGCGCCACCGCATCACAGACAATGGTGGCGTCATCCTGAGCGGTTTCCCCTGCCAGCTCAAACGGCAGGACAGCCCGGATTTTTGCCCGCTCGGTGATGGGAAGCTGCAGTTCGCGCAGGTTCAACAGACCGGGGGGGATGGACAGGATCGTCCTGGTCTCGCCCTTCGTGACTGAAGCCAGGCTCTCCGCTATTTTGCTGACCAGCTCTTCCCGGTTCTCTGTCTGGTGCCGGATAGCGGTAAGCGGCACCAGTTCCCTGCCGGCATGTCGGAATCTGCCAAGGGTAAAGCCGGACTCATGCAGTTGAATGACATGTATGATCATGGTCTCAATACTCCCGCCAGTAGATGATGGTGGATGTCCCGCCGTTGATACGGGCTACTGCTTCAATGGTGCGGGTAACGTCGTTGACAGTGGCCTCGGAACGGATCCGGTAGACCGAGCCTTTGGTTACAATACGGGTTTGCAGGGCCGTGGCAATGGTTTGCATGCCGGGAACCTTGACCATTTCCGCCGGAGTCTTAAAAGGTGTTGTCAGCCGGTAGGCAATGATCTGCTCTGCCAGAGACTCGGTCATCCCCTCATCCAGTGCCAGCAATAGCTCCCGCGGTGCAGTGTTGATGTTGATCGGAGCAGCAACAGCCACGCCGGGCTGATCTC
Above is a window of Trichlorobacter lovleyi SZ DNA encoding:
- the gspL gene encoding type II secretion system protein GspL, which gives rise to MIIHVIQLHESGFTLGRFRHAGRELVPLTAIRHQTENREELVSKIAESLASVTKGETRTILSIPPGLLNLRELQLPITERAKIRAVLPFELAGETAQDDATIVCDAVALAGGGQLAGWAAQGQIADLITTLTEAGAEPEIVTASCLHWNLLLPPDSSETVAICDSTAVTVCRQGQLLFCRTLNNNSDDLERTLATLELTRDLQVDRVLLLDPLLLPLASTSERVIELFPLPDALKTPASQDGLAPLALAAPFAAALAFCFGEPFNLRSGPLAWKQKNRRLLRAFRLPLILACIAAVLLLAEAGTRWYLLSRDITSLNSSIGKIYRESFPNRKKAVDEAAELKAEIRRLEGTSLSPTILPFLRLLTEHKGVEISGFSEIDYDGTRFKVKGDGRTSAAISTLRQKLLTAGWQVEQPEITSRPDGTILFQLKGNRGGAKP
- the gspN gene encoding type II secretion system protein GspN yields the protein MNLFLRLIGGFAAALAGLVLVMMLAVWFISDRSLDQALREQLEPHGLTLQAKNLRTALPFALAADRLTIGDGNGAWLTVEQFRLRLQLLPLLTGRVRLSVSGRSGSGSLHGSFSIYPLKKRSGTIRIAGLELGSIPLLTSKLGGQLRGTARLDLDFTTQQTGILAGTAKLQITALGLKGASVAGMSLPDLTVQEARGLVTTSGPRITVDSLAMQGDGIYLRLTGTTSIAPNAPLNLSLQLMPTAEFLERQKSIFLLMMLYQTAPGSYTLPISGTIASPQLAGR